The following coding sequences are from one Seonamhaeicola sp. ML3 window:
- the hisD gene encoding histidinol dehydrogenase has translation MQIIENPNRESWAEILKRPTQTVNDIEDIVSEVFVDVQKNGDEAIQRYTERFDKVVIGSNLVSAEEIEDAITLIPEALKEAIKNAKSNIETFHVAQKTSKVSVETTNGVECWQEKRPIESVGLYIPGGTAPLFSTVLMLAAPAQIAGCNEIVLCSPPNKEGKLAPEILYTAKLCGVTKIFKVGGIQAVAALTFGTETIPQVYKIFGPGNQFVTVAKQLATKYGVAIDMPAGPSELLVVADENANASYIASDLLSQAEHGKDSQVILVSTSKDMITKVSEEVSAQVDVLPRKEIAEKAIDNSKLILVDDDKTALELINRYGPEHFIICTENENYYVNGIRNAGSVFIGDYTPESAGDYASGTNHTLPTNGFSKAYSGVNLDSFQKSITFQKISKEGILNIGETIELMAEAEGLQAHKNAVSIRLKDLKK, from the coding sequence ATGCAAATAATAGAAAATCCAAATAGAGAGTCTTGGGCAGAAATTCTAAAACGTCCTACACAAACTGTTAACGATATTGAAGATATTGTTAGTGAGGTGTTTGTTGACGTTCAAAAGAATGGAGACGAAGCAATTCAGAGATACACTGAGCGTTTTGATAAAGTAGTTATTGGAAGCAATTTAGTTTCTGCAGAAGAAATAGAAGATGCTATTACATTGATTCCTGAGGCTTTAAAGGAGGCTATTAAAAATGCTAAGAGTAATATTGAAACCTTTCATGTAGCTCAAAAAACATCGAAAGTTAGTGTTGAAACCACAAATGGTGTTGAATGTTGGCAAGAAAAAAGACCTATTGAAAGCGTGGGGTTATATATCCCAGGAGGAACTGCGCCGTTATTTTCTACAGTTTTAATGTTAGCTGCCCCAGCTCAAATAGCAGGGTGTAATGAGATCGTTTTATGTTCGCCTCCAAATAAAGAAGGAAAGCTAGCTCCCGAAATATTATATACAGCTAAACTTTGTGGCGTTACAAAGATTTTTAAGGTTGGTGGGATTCAAGCAGTAGCTGCCTTAACTTTTGGAACTGAGACTATTCCTCAGGTTTATAAAATTTTCGGACCTGGAAACCAATTTGTAACGGTTGCAAAACAGTTAGCCACTAAATACGGTGTTGCTATTGATATGCCTGCTGGGCCTAGTGAATTATTGGTGGTGGCCGATGAAAATGCCAATGCCTCTTATATCGCTTCTGACTTATTGAGTCAGGCAGAACATGGAAAAGATAGTCAAGTAATTTTAGTATCGACTTCCAAAGACATGATTACTAAAGTTTCTGAAGAAGTTAGTGCTCAAGTTGATGTTTTGCCAAGAAAAGAAATAGCTGAAAAAGCCATTGACAATTCCAAATTGATATTGGTGGATGATGACAAGACAGCTTTGGAATTAATAAATCGATACGGCCCAGAGCATTTTATAATCTGTACAGAAAATGAAAATTATTATGTAAACGGTATAAGAAACGCAGGTTCTGTTTTTATTGGTGATTATACACCTGAAAGTGCGGGAGATTATGCTTCTGGAACAAATCATACCTTACCAACCAACGGATTTAGTAAAGCGTATTCTGGAGTTAATTTAGATAGCTTTCAAAAGAGTATTACCTTTCAAAAAATATCTAAAGAAGGTATTTTGAATATTGGTGAAACCATCGAGCTAATGGCGGAAGCTGAAGGCTTACAGGCGCACAAAAATGCAGTGAGCATTCGATTAAAGGATTTGAAAAAATAA
- the hisG gene encoding ATP phosphoribosyltransferase yields the protein MSKLKIAVQKSGRLNQESLELLKNCGISIDNGKDQLKAEARNFPLEVLYLRNGDIPQYLRDGVVDIAILGENTLIEKGNDLPIVERLGFSKCKVSIAVPKDVEYNSIEDLRGKKIATSYPNTVNQFFESKGEKADIHIINGSVEIAPNIGLANAIVDIVSSGSTLFKNNLKEVEVLFKSEAVLTSTPNLSEDKQEILDTLLFRIKSVLKGKNSKYVLLNAPNDKLEKIKSLLPGMKSPTVLPLAEEGWSSVHSVISKNEFWDVIDELKANGAQGILVCPIEKMVL from the coding sequence ATGAGTAAGTTAAAAATAGCCGTTCAGAAATCCGGTAGACTAAACCAAGAATCGTTAGAATTATTAAAAAATTGTGGCATTTCCATAGACAATGGTAAAGATCAGTTAAAAGCAGAAGCGCGAAACTTTCCTTTAGAAGTTTTGTATTTACGAAATGGCGATATTCCTCAGTATTTACGAGATGGTGTGGTTGATATTGCTATTTTAGGAGAAAACACGCTAATAGAGAAAGGGAATGATTTACCAATAGTAGAGCGTTTAGGCTTTTCGAAATGTAAAGTATCCATTGCCGTTCCTAAGGATGTTGAATACAATTCAATTGAGGATTTAAGAGGCAAAAAAATTGCAACCTCATATCCAAATACAGTAAATCAATTTTTTGAAAGTAAAGGTGAAAAAGCAGATATACACATTATTAATGGATCGGTAGAAATTGCACCGAACATTGGGTTAGCTAATGCTATCGTTGATATTGTTTCTAGTGGAAGCACCTTGTTTAAAAACAACTTGAAAGAGGTCGAAGTACTTTTTAAAAGTGAAGCTGTTTTAACGTCTACACCAAATTTATCAGAAGACAAACAAGAGATTCTGGATACGCTTCTCTTTAGAATAAAATCGGTTTTAAAGGGAAAGAACTCAAAATATGTGCTTTTAAATGCACCTAATGATAAACTAGAAAAGATAAAAAGTTTACTACCGGGAATGAAAAGTCCAACCGTATTGCCATTGGCTGAAGAAGGCTGGAGCTCTGTACATTCTGTAATAAGTAAAAATGAATTCTGGGATGTTATTGATGAGCTAAAAGCCAATGGCGCCCAAGGCATTTTAGTGTGTCCAATTGAAAAAATGGTATTATAA
- a CDS encoding prohibitin family protein, protein MEKLPKVALPFIVVAIILIVVLAKSAVTIDAGHAGVLYETLGNGVDSEKAPLGPGFHIIAPWNRVIDYETRQQEVPEKMSVLSSNGLDIKLDASVLYEPDAKNLGKLHNEKGENYLNRVLQPAIRSAARSVVGRYTPEQLYSSKRDAIQEEIFMETKKIVEKQYIQLNSILIRDVTLPPTIKDAIERKLKQEQESLEYEFRLVTAQKEAEKQRIEAQGKADANRILSASLNDKILQDKGIEATTKLAESPNSKVIVIGSGDSGLPIILGNQ, encoded by the coding sequence ATGGAGAAATTACCAAAGGTTGCATTACCATTTATCGTGGTTGCAATAATTTTAATAGTAGTATTGGCTAAATCAGCTGTTACTATAGATGCAGGACATGCAGGAGTCTTATATGAAACATTGGGGAATGGTGTTGATTCAGAAAAAGCACCCTTAGGGCCAGGTTTTCATATCATTGCCCCATGGAACAGGGTCATTGATTATGAAACTCGTCAACAAGAAGTGCCAGAGAAAATGTCTGTTCTTTCTTCAAATGGATTAGATATAAAATTAGATGCGTCGGTATTGTACGAGCCAGATGCGAAAAATCTTGGTAAATTACACAATGAGAAAGGTGAAAACTATTTAAACCGTGTATTACAGCCAGCTATTAGAAGTGCTGCACGAAGTGTTGTAGGCAGGTACACTCCAGAACAACTTTATTCTAGTAAGCGAGATGCTATTCAAGAAGAAATATTTATGGAAACTAAAAAGATTGTGGAGAAGCAGTATATTCAATTAAATAGTATTTTAATTAGAGACGTTACGTTGCCTCCTACAATTAAAGATGCCATTGAACGTAAATTAAAACAAGAACAAGAATCTTTGGAATATGAGTTTAGGTTGGTTACCGCACAGAAAGAGGCAGAAAAACAACGTATCGAGGCGCAAGGTAAGGCAGATGCTAATAGAATATTGAGCGCTTCTTTAAATGATAAAATTTTACAGGATAAAGGTATCGAAGCTACTACCAAATTAGCAGAATCCCCAAATAGTAAGGTTATTGTTATAGGTTCGGGTGACAGCGGATTGCCAATTATATTGGGAAATCAATAA
- a CDS encoding SDR family NAD(P)-dependent oxidoreductase — translation MTKEIKTALVTGSSSGVGASTCLEFAQRGWNVVINYSRSKASAFALKEACEAFGIKALVCKANVANESDCESMVSQAIKEFGRIDVLVNNAGTTKFCDYNNLEGLNENDFIDVYKVNVIGAYQMVKFAAPYLKKVQGSIVNVSSMSAISGVGSSIAYSSSKGALSTMTLSLAHALAPEVRVNGVCPGFIQTRWTKDFLGERYEDVKKKFENAALVGKTSLPEDIAKGIVYLGADARTTSGQMLTIDGGQLVNQGKL, via the coding sequence TTGACTAAAGAAATTAAAACGGCATTGGTGACAGGCTCGTCTTCTGGCGTAGGCGCTTCAACATGCTTAGAATTTGCGCAAAGAGGCTGGAATGTGGTTATTAACTATTCTAGAAGCAAAGCATCTGCATTTGCATTAAAAGAAGCCTGCGAGGCATTTGGTATAAAGGCTCTGGTTTGTAAAGCTAATGTAGCTAATGAATCTGATTGTGAAAGCATGGTAAGTCAAGCTATTAAAGAATTTGGTAGAATAGACGTACTAGTTAATAATGCAGGTACTACAAAATTTTGCGATTATAATAATCTAGAAGGCTTAAATGAAAATGACTTCATAGATGTTTATAAGGTGAATGTCATTGGAGCATATCAAATGGTGAAGTTTGCAGCCCCATATTTGAAAAAAGTTCAGGGAAGTATTGTAAATGTTTCATCTATGAGTGCTATATCGGGAGTGGGTAGTTCCATTGCTTACTCGTCATCTAAGGGGGCTTTATCAACCATGACACTTTCCCTGGCACATGCACTTGCTCCAGAAGTTAGGGTAAATGGTGTTTGTCCAGGTTTTATTCAAACACGGTGGACAAAAGACTTTCTTGGGGAGCGTTATGAAGATGTAAAAAAGAAATTTGAAAATGCTGCGCTTGTAGGTAAAACATCTTTACCTGAAGATATAGCCAAAGGAATTGTCTATCTTGGAGCTGATGCCAGAACAACTTCTGGACAGATGTTAACAATTGATGGTGGACAGCTGGTTAATCAAGGAAAACTTTAA
- a CDS encoding VWA domain-containing protein — protein MQTETILYIILSGIIALFIALFQYRYKSKVKQLKLNVVFTILRFLTVFSVLLLIVNPKFEKKKVYTEKPNLVIAVDNSSSIGHLKRDEATIDLVQDLLDNDDLKKKFNVSAYSFGNDLTLLDSLSFSEKETNINHVFGQLNQVYRASVSPTVLITDGNQTFGNDYQFAHNSYKQPIYPIILGDTVTHTDLRIEQLNVNKYAFLKNRFPVETIVVYNGNTTVNSRLEVTKGSTIVYSESVNFSKTNNSKIINFTLPANNIGTNSYKVNVVPIDNEKNVINNTKNFAIEVIDQKTKIAFVTNFIHPDIGAFKKSIESNEQRSVSVLKPSEALAQMNDYQLIIIYQPDSSFKALQEALDKERKNRFVVIGPKTNLNFINTSNKNYEHEIVSQTEEYQVDFNSNFSPFLIDDIDFASFPPLNSNYGAIKFSVPFQSLLTKRVGNNSINEPLLATIESDGRREVVLFGENIWKWRAQSYLNSNSFNDFDNFMGKMVQYLASGRQKSRLNIEYESFYIGNSGILIKAQFFDKNYVFDDRETLVIKIKDKISKVDIEFPFVLRNNNYQVDLSSLTPSEYDFTVSATNEKISKSGSFTILEYDVEQQFLNANVTKLEQLATNSQGRSYFIGNTENLVDDLVNDKRFVSVQKSHKNTIPLIDWKFLLAIIAMCLSAEWFLRKYNGLI, from the coding sequence ATGCAAACAGAAACGATCCTTTATATCATACTATCTGGAATAATAGCGCTATTTATAGCGCTATTTCAGTATAGATATAAATCAAAAGTGAAGCAGCTTAAGCTAAATGTTGTTTTTACAATCTTAAGGTTCTTAACTGTTTTTTCTGTTCTTTTATTAATTGTCAACCCTAAATTTGAAAAGAAAAAGGTTTATACCGAAAAACCCAATCTGGTTATCGCTGTCGACAACTCCAGTTCTATAGGGCATCTTAAAAGAGATGAAGCTACCATAGATTTAGTTCAGGACTTGCTTGATAACGACGATTTAAAGAAAAAGTTTAATGTTTCGGCATATTCTTTTGGAAACGATTTAACACTTTTAGATAGTTTAAGTTTTTCAGAAAAAGAGACCAATATCAATCATGTATTTGGACAACTAAATCAGGTCTACAGGGCTTCAGTTTCTCCAACTGTTTTAATAACAGATGGGAATCAAACTTTTGGGAATGATTATCAATTTGCTCACAATTCCTATAAGCAGCCAATTTACCCTATAATCCTTGGCGATACTGTAACTCACACCGATTTAAGGATTGAGCAATTAAACGTTAATAAATACGCATTTCTAAAAAACAGATTCCCTGTAGAGACCATAGTAGTTTATAATGGCAATACTACTGTTAATTCTCGTTTAGAGGTTACTAAGGGGAGTACTATTGTATATTCAGAATCTGTAAACTTCTCAAAAACCAATAATTCCAAAATCATAAACTTTACACTTCCTGCCAATAATATAGGAACGAATAGTTATAAAGTGAATGTAGTGCCAATTGATAACGAAAAGAATGTTATTAATAATACTAAGAACTTTGCTATTGAAGTTATCGATCAAAAAACCAAAATTGCTTTTGTTACCAATTTTATACATCCAGATATTGGAGCCTTCAAAAAGAGCATTGAAAGTAATGAACAACGTTCTGTGTCTGTGTTAAAACCAAGTGAGGCTTTAGCACAGATGAATGATTATCAGTTGATAATAATTTACCAACCAGATAGTAGTTTTAAAGCCTTGCAAGAAGCCTTAGACAAAGAACGAAAAAACAGATTTGTAGTGATTGGCCCAAAAACCAATCTGAATTTTATCAATACATCTAATAAAAACTACGAACACGAAATAGTTTCTCAAACCGAAGAATATCAAGTAGATTTCAATTCAAATTTTTCACCTTTTTTAATCGATGATATTGATTTTGCTTCATTTCCTCCATTAAACTCAAACTATGGAGCCATTAAATTCAGTGTGCCTTTCCAATCCCTATTAACCAAACGTGTTGGGAATAACTCTATTAATGAACCCTTGTTAGCGACTATTGAAAGTGATGGTAGGAGAGAGGTGGTTCTTTTTGGAGAAAACATTTGGAAATGGCGAGCACAAAGCTATTTGAACTCAAACTCGTTTAATGACTTTGATAATTTTATGGGTAAAATGGTGCAGTATTTAGCGTCTGGCAGACAAAAAAGTAGGTTAAATATTGAATATGAATCCTTTTATATTGGTAATAGCGGTATTCTAATCAAAGCCCAGTTCTTTGATAAAAACTACGTGTTTGATGATCGTGAAACCCTAGTGATTAAAATCAAAGACAAAATTTCAAAAGTAGATATTGAATTCCCTTTTGTGTTAAGAAATAACAATTATCAAGTTGACTTGAGTAGCTTAACGCCTTCAGAATACGATTTTACGGTAAGCGCCACTAATGAAAAAATAAGTAAATCCGGTAGTTTTACCATTTTAGAATATGATGTTGAGCAACAATTCTTAAATGCCAATGTAACAAAGCTGGAGCAGTTAGCTACTAATAGCCAAGGTAGAAGTTATTTTATTGGTAATACAGAAAATTTAGTAGACGACTTGGTTAATGATAAAAGGTTCGTTTCTGTTCAAAAAAGCCATAAAAATACAATACCTTTGATAGATTGGAAATTTCTTTTGGCAATAATTGCAATGTGCTTATCTGCCGAGTGGTTCCTTAGAAAATATAACGGATTAATATAG
- the fabG gene encoding 3-oxoacyl-[acyl-carrier-protein] reductase yields MKLLEGKTAIITGASRGIGKGIAQVFAEQGANVAFTYSSSVDAAKALEDELNALGVKAKGYQSNAASFDQAQDLANEVVKEFGSIDVLVNNAGITKDNLLMRISEEDFDKVIEVNLKSVFNMTKAVQRTMLKQRKGSIINMSSVVGVKGNAGQTNYAASKAGIIGFSKSVALELGSRNIRSNVIAPGFIETEMTAKLDEEVVKGWRAGIPLKRGGTPEDVANACVFLASDLSAYVTGQTLNVDGGMLT; encoded by the coding sequence ATGAAATTATTAGAAGGAAAAACGGCCATTATCACAGGGGCCAGTAGAGGTATAGGAAAAGGTATTGCACAGGTATTTGCAGAACAAGGTGCTAATGTAGCCTTCACTTACAGTTCTTCAGTAGATGCAGCCAAAGCGCTAGAAGATGAATTAAATGCGCTAGGTGTTAAAGCCAAAGGCTATCAAAGTAATGCAGCAAGTTTTGATCAAGCTCAAGATTTAGCAAATGAAGTTGTTAAGGAATTTGGAAGTATTGATGTTTTGGTGAATAATGCAGGAATTACCAAAGACAACCTTTTAATGCGTATAAGCGAGGAAGATTTCGATAAGGTTATTGAAGTAAATCTTAAATCGGTTTTCAATATGACAAAAGCCGTTCAACGTACCATGTTAAAACAGCGTAAAGGATCTATTATTAATATGAGTTCGGTTGTTGGTGTCAAAGGTAATGCCGGACAAACAAATTATGCCGCTTCAAAAGCTGGTATTATTGGCTTTTCAAAGTCTGTAGCGCTTGAGCTAGGGTCAAGAAACATTAGAAGTAATGTGATTGCACCTGGTTTTATAGAAACTGAAATGACAGCTAAACTAGATGAAGAAGTTGTAAAAGGGTGGCGTGCAGGAATCCCATTAAAAAGAGGAGGAACTCCAGAAGATGTAGCCAACGCTTGTGTATTTTTAGCTAGTGATTTATCTGCTTACGTTACAGGGCAAACGTTGAATGTAGATGGCGGTATGCTTACTTAA
- a CDS encoding DUF4082 domain-containing protein → MKIQKLILICVTISVFSCSKNDAPIVESTPEYPMKTVMEDGAMTLKSTKINGVNTHEIGYRFKTFKNGKVTALGIRVPENDIYRVTLWNADTQEILKTAYITSTSGLLSFEDIEPVNIQSGTTYFVAVNTNDYYVFNDDGNTIFPVESNNILLLGYGAQFGTNQVLPPNIVKTVYLGMVDIKFVPDN, encoded by the coding sequence ATGAAAATTCAAAAATTAATATTGATCTGTGTAACTATTAGTGTTTTTAGTTGTTCAAAAAATGACGCCCCCATTGTTGAGTCTACTCCAGAATATCCTATGAAAACGGTAATGGAAGATGGAGCCATGACATTAAAATCAACTAAGATAAATGGTGTAAACACCCATGAAATTGGCTATCGTTTCAAAACTTTTAAAAATGGAAAAGTAACTGCACTAGGAATAAGGGTACCTGAAAATGATATTTACAGAGTTACGCTTTGGAATGCAGATACACAAGAAATTTTAAAAACGGCTTATATTACCTCAACATCAGGTTTGTTATCTTTTGAAGATATTGAGCCTGTAAACATCCAATCTGGAACAACATACTTCGTAGCTGTGAATACCAACGACTATTATGTTTTTAATGATGACGGAAATACAATTTTTCCTGTAGAAAGTAATAATATTTTACTTCTTGGATATGGTGCCCAATTTGGAACAAACCAAGTCTTACCTCCAAATATCGTGAAAACGGTATACTTAGGAATGGTAGATATTAAATTTGTTCCAGACAATTAA
- the sucD gene encoding succinate--CoA ligase subunit alpha: MSVLVNKDSKIIVQGFTGSEGTFHAGQMIEYGTNVVGGVTPGKGGQTHLDKPVFNTVEDAVKEVGADTTIIFVPPAFAADAIMEAADAGIKVIITITEGIPVADMIKASDYIKGKDCRLIGPNCPGVITPGEAKVGIMPGFVFKQGKVGIVSKSGTLTYEAADQVVKQGLGITTAIGIGGDPIIGTTTKEAVELLINDPETEAVVMIGEIGGQLEADAANWYKASGSNKPIVGFIAGETAPAGRTMGHAGAIVGGSDDTAQAKKKIMRACGIHVVDSPAEIGKKVAEVLG; encoded by the coding sequence ATGAGCGTTTTAGTAAATAAAGATTCAAAGATAATAGTACAAGGCTTTACGGGGAGCGAAGGAACGTTTCACGCTGGCCAAATGATAGAATATGGAACCAATGTCGTTGGTGGTGTAACTCCTGGCAAAGGTGGACAAACCCACCTAGATAAGCCAGTTTTTAATACTGTTGAAGACGCTGTTAAAGAAGTTGGAGCAGATACTACCATTATTTTTGTACCACCAGCTTTTGCTGCTGATGCTATCATGGAAGCTGCAGATGCAGGAATAAAAGTAATTATTACAATTACTGAAGGAATCCCAGTTGCAGATATGATTAAAGCGTCTGACTATATTAAAGGTAAAGATTGCCGTTTAATAGGTCCTAACTGTCCAGGTGTAATCACGCCAGGTGAAGCAAAAGTAGGAATCATGCCAGGTTTTGTGTTTAAACAAGGTAAAGTTGGGATTGTTTCCAAATCCGGGACTTTAACTTACGAAGCGGCAGATCAAGTTGTAAAACAAGGTTTAGGTATTACTACAGCTATTGGTATTGGTGGTGATCCAATTATTGGAACAACTACTAAAGAAGCTGTAGAATTATTAATAAATGACCCAGAAACTGAAGCTGTAGTTATGATTGGTGAAATTGGAGGTCAATTAGAAGCCGATGCAGCTAACTGGTACAAGGCTAGCGGAAGTAATAAACCAATAGTTGGTTTCATTGCTGGAGAAACAGCACCTGCAGGACGTACTATGGGACATGCTGGAGCTATTGTTGGGGGAAGCGATGATACCGCTCAAGCCAAAAAGAAAATTATGAGAGCATGTGGCATTCACGTAGTGGATTCTCCTGCCGAAATAGGAAAGAAAGTTGCCGAAGTATTAGGATAA
- a CDS encoding UDP-3-O-(3-hydroxymyristoyl)glucosamine N-acyltransferase, with the protein MKFPKPHSLKQVAELIDCNYVGDSNFPVLGINEIHVVQPGDIVFVDHPKYYDKALNSAATIILINKEVECPEGKALLISDDPFRDFNKISNHFKPFNASSNQVSESAIIGEGTIVQPNCFIGNYVVIGKNCVIHSNVSIYDDAIIGDNVTIHSGAVLGANAFYYKKRPEGFDRLLSSGRVVLEDHVDIGANCTIDRGVTGDTTIKKGTKIDNLVQVGHDTVIGEKCLIASQVGIAGCVIIEDEVTIWGQVGITSGITIGSKAIISAKAGVSKSLEGGKSYFGIPADDFRSKYKEIASIKKIPEILDLLKKL; encoded by the coding sequence ATGAAATTTCCGAAGCCACATAGCTTAAAACAAGTTGCAGAATTAATAGATTGTAATTACGTAGGTGATTCTAATTTTCCGGTTTTGGGTATCAACGAAATTCATGTTGTGCAACCTGGAGATATTGTTTTTGTTGACCATCCAAAATATTACGATAAAGCACTAAATTCTGCTGCCACTATCATACTAATCAATAAAGAAGTCGAGTGTCCCGAAGGAAAAGCACTCTTAATTAGCGATGATCCTTTTAGGGATTTCAATAAAATTTCCAATCATTTCAAACCTTTTAATGCTTCTAGTAATCAAGTTTCAGAATCTGCTATCATAGGCGAAGGAACTATTGTTCAACCCAATTGTTTTATTGGTAACTACGTAGTTATTGGTAAAAATTGTGTTATACACTCTAATGTTAGTATTTATGATGATGCAATTATTGGGGATAACGTAACCATTCATTCGGGTGCTGTATTAGGAGCAAATGCTTTTTATTACAAAAAGCGTCCTGAAGGATTTGACAGACTATTGTCGTCTGGTCGGGTTGTTTTAGAAGACCATGTCGATATTGGTGCTAATTGTACCATTGACAGAGGCGTTACAGGAGATACAACAATTAAGAAAGGAACCAAAATAGACAACCTGGTTCAGGTAGGTCATGATACGGTTATTGGTGAAAAATGTTTAATTGCTTCGCAGGTAGGTATAGCGGGTTGTGTTATAATTGAAGATGAAGTTACTATTTGGGGACAAGTTGGTATTACCAGTGGTATAACCATAGGATCCAAGGCCATAATTTCGGCAAAAGCAGGTGTGAGTAAATCTCTTGAGGGCGGAAAAAGTTATTTTGGAATTCCTGCTGACGACTTTAGATCTAAGTATAAAGAAATAGCCTCTATCAAAAAGATTCCTGAAATTTTAGATTTACTAAAAAAACTATAG
- the efp gene encoding elongation factor P produces the protein MITTSDIRNGLCIRYNHDIFKIIEFLHVKPGKGPAFVRTKLKSVTSGKVIDNTFSAGHKLDDVRVETNKFQYLYNEGETFHFMNTEDYSQIELQKATLDSPDLMKEGEVVTVLINTEDDMPLSVEMPANVVLEVTHTEPGVKGNTATNATKPATVETGAIVNVPLFINEGDKIKVETDKGTYKERIKE, from the coding sequence ATGATTACTACAAGTGATATTAGAAACGGATTATGTATTAGATATAATCATGATATTTTTAAAATTATTGAGTTTTTACATGTAAAACCAGGAAAAGGTCCTGCCTTTGTTAGAACAAAACTAAAAAGTGTAACTTCAGGAAAAGTTATAGATAATACGTTTTCTGCTGGACATAAACTGGATGATGTAAGAGTAGAAACAAATAAGTTTCAATATTTATACAATGAAGGAGAGACTTTTCACTTCATGAACACAGAAGACTATTCTCAAATTGAACTTCAAAAAGCTACATTGGATAGCCCTGATTTAATGAAAGAAGGGGAGGTTGTCACAGTGCTTATAAATACTGAAGATGACATGCCGCTTTCTGTTGAAATGCCTGCTAATGTTGTTTTAGAAGTAACACATACAGAGCCAGGAGTTAAAGGGAATACAGCTACCAATGCCACAAAACCTGCTACTGTAGAAACAGGTGCTATTGTTAATGTGCCATTGTTTATCAATGAAGGCGATAAAATTAAAGTTGAAACTGATAAAGGTACATACAAAGAGCGTATTAAAGAATAA
- the lpxA gene encoding acyl-ACP--UDP-N-acetylglucosamine O-acyltransferase, with protein MNQPLAYVHPGAKIAKNVVIEPFTTIGNDVIIGEGTWIGSNVTIMEGARIGKNCSIFPGSVISAIPQDLKYEGEDTTVEIGDNVTIRECVTINRGTSDRMKTVVGDNCLIMAYCHIAHDCIVGKNCIFSNNSTLAGHITIGDYVVLAGMTAVHQFVSVGNHAFVTGGSLVRKDVPPFVKAAREPLSYVGINSVGLRRRGFTTEKIREIQNIYRFLYQKNYNNTQASEIIEAEMEATPERDEILQFIKNSHRGIMKGYFKSN; from the coding sequence ATGAATCAACCACTTGCTTACGTACATCCTGGCGCAAAAATAGCCAAGAACGTTGTAATAGAACCTTTTACCACCATTGGAAACGATGTTATCATAGGAGAAGGAACATGGATAGGTAGTAATGTAACTATTATGGAAGGTGCCAGAATTGGTAAAAACTGTAGTATTTTCCCTGGATCTGTTATTTCTGCCATACCTCAAGACCTCAAATATGAAGGTGAAGATACAACGGTTGAAATTGGGGACAATGTAACCATTAGAGAATGTGTTACCATAAATAGAGGAACTTCAGACCGAATGAAAACCGTAGTTGGTGACAATTGTTTAATTATGGCATATTGTCACATAGCTCATGATTGTATCGTTGGCAAAAACTGTATTTTTTCCAATAATAGTACACTAGCTGGACATATAACTATTGGTGATTATGTAGTTTTAGCTGGGATGACAGCTGTTCATCAGTTTGTTTCTGTAGGTAATCATGCTTTTGTAACTGGTGGTTCGTTGGTTAGAAAGGATGTTCCTCCTTTTGTCAAAGCCGCTCGTGAACCTTTATCTTATGTTGGAATAAACTCTGTTGGATTAAGAAGACGAGGCTTCACCACAGAAAAGATAAGGGAGATTCAAAATATATATCGTTTCCTTTACCAAAAAAATTATAATAACACCCAGGCTTCTGAAATTATTGAAGCAGAAATGGAAGCCACACCAGAGCGAGATGAAATTCTTCAGTTTATAAAGAATTCTCACCGAGGTATAATGAAAGGATATTTTAAATCAAATTAA